GACTTCGGCCTGGCAAAGGAGCACCACGCGGCCAACCCCACCGACGCCACGCTGACCTCGGCGGGCGACACCGCGGCGGGCGTCGTGCTGGGGACGGTGCCCTACATGTCTCCCGAACAGATCGCGGGCCGCCCGCTCGACCACCGCACCGACATTTTCTCACTGGGCGTCGTGCTTCACGAGATGGCGACGGGCAGGCGCCCATTTGCCGGGACTTCGTCGGCCGAACTGGCCTCCGCGATTCTGCGCGACATCCCACCGCCGGTGACCGAGTCGCGGGCGAATCTGCCCGGCGATCTGGCGCGCATCATCCGGCGCTGCCTGGAGAAGGATCCGCGGCACCGCATTCAGACGGCACGCGATGTCGGCAACGAGTTCCGCGAGCTGGCGCGACAGACCTCACAGGCGGTCCCGGCCGCTGCTCCTGCAGCGACGGACGCGGGCGCCATCCCGGGCTTCGGCGGCCGGCCCGCCATCGCGGTCCTGCCTTTCGACAATCTCTCCGGCGATCCCGAGCAGGAGTACTTCGCTGACGGCCTGGCTGAGGACTTGATTACCCGGCTGTCGCTATGGCGCTCCTTCCCTGTCATCGCGCGTAACTCGACGTTCGTCTACAAGGGTAAGGCCGTCGATGTGAAGAAGGTAGCCGCGGACCTGGGCGTGCGCTACCTGGTCGAGGGGAGCGTACGCAAGGCGGGCAACCGCGTGCGCATCGTGGCGCAGCTCATTGACGCGGCCACCGGGCAGCACGTCTGGGCGGCGACCTATGACCGCGAGCTCACCGACGTGTTCGCCGTGCAGGACGAGATCAGCGCGGCGATTGCGGCTTCGCTGGTCGG
The Terriglobales bacterium genome window above contains:
- a CDS encoding protein kinase, whose product is DFGLAKEHHAANPTDATLTSAGDTAAGVVLGTVPYMSPEQIAGRPLDHRTDIFSLGVVLHEMATGRRPFAGTSSAELASAILRDIPPPVTESRANLPGDLARIIRRCLEKDPRHRIQTARDVGNEFRELARQTSQAVPAAAPAATDAGAIPGFGGRPAIAVLPFDNLSGDPEQEYFADGLAEDLITRLSLWRSFPVIARNSTFVYKGKAVDVKKVAADLGVRYLVEGSVRKAGNRVRIVAQLIDAATGQHVWAATYDRELTDVFAVQDEISAAIAASLVGDLQRAEYAIAERRAPENLEAWGLYQRALPLIYRFTREDSGLARALLERATALDTHFSTALARLAELGVWDFIFSWTDSPQQTLDAAVAHARRAVDLDPRDAQAQAQLAFALMTAGFGDEALEAAGRALDLNPSMPPALIVYAYLRHMTGHPPEESIELIQRAMRLSPHDPAEFLFYDVLSGAYLNAGRHVEGLAAGRRLVALSPSYYWGYLWCAMNAVGLGQLDEARAMVREARRILPGLSLALVRQSLGAMAPEVDHRFANALRQAGVE